In the genome of Populus trichocarpa isolate Nisqually-1 chromosome 6, P.trichocarpa_v4.1, whole genome shotgun sequence, one region contains:
- the LOC7462231 gene encoding serine/threonine-protein kinase STY17 has translation MIVAGSSQKKKASTLFSPRQSPVENFPGKNEISTIKTTNSGGCCRRLNDCMGKGSIVSTKESQQQQQSRSELRQQVFGPQLLLGAWYSQCRPVPAANHIWPIEKADWTKLVSLAKVPSPRPTRPNLLYVALRSLVSILKVADLEREVLKQKELRIMYRKRMETTQDYLKYCLQVAQENGFLDLIIQNKDDQQGIKDALPTNIVSPRITSPHQLPTQVPQLPNLAFTIDQAKMNGWYIESHEIEFQEKIGQGSTADIYRAIWRGFDVAVKCMFPDFFLSNENGVNFFAQELDTLSRQRHCYVLQLLGACIDPPSNAWVVTEILGMTLKEWLHGPGSRRNERSVPIPPFQNRVTVALEIAQAMQYLHEQKPKVIHRDLKPSNIFLDDSNHVRVADFGHARFLDDAEMALTGETGTYVYMAPEVIRCEPYNEKSDVYSFAVILNELMTGDYPYIETDFGPSKIAMEVAEGKLRPMLPHEDNDQLGELIDLISQSWDQDASVRPSFATITSSLRKIQQRIIEDA, from the exons ATGATTGTTGCAGGTAGTAGCCAGAAGAAGAAGGCCAGCACTCTATTTAGTCCTAGGCAATCTCCGGTCGAGAATTTTCCGGGAAAGAATGAGATTTCTACCATCAAAACCACTAATTCAGGAGGATGTTGTCGGAGGCTTAACGACTGCATGGGTAAGGGATCTATTGTCTCGACGAAGGAgagccagcagcagcagcagtctAGATCCGAGCTGAGGCAGCAGGTATTTGGACCACAGCTATTGTTAGGTGCATGGTATAGTCAATGTCGACCAGTCCCAGCTGCTAATCATATATGGCCAATTGAAAAAGCTG attGGACCAAGCTGGTTAGCCTTGCTAAAGTCCCCTCCCCAAGGCCTACAAGGCCTAACCTCCTTTATGTGGCTCTGAGAAGTCTTGTTTCGATTTTGAAGGTGGCAGACCTTGAAAGGGAAGTCCTTAAGCAGAAGGAGCTCCGTATCATGTACAGGAAGAGGATGGAAACTACACAAGATTATCTAAAATATTGTCTTCAAGTAGCACAAGAAAACGGCTTCTTGGACCtcataattcaaaacaaagatgatCAACAAGGAATAAAAGATGCTCTTCCCACCAATATTGTCAGCCCCAGAATTACCAGTCCTCATCAGCTGCCCACTCAAGTGCCCCAACTTCCAAATCTTGCTTTCACTATCGATCAAGCCAAGATGAATGGATGGTATATTGAATCTCACGAG ATCGAATTTCAAGAGAAAATTGGCCAAGGAAGTACTGCAGATATTTATAGAGCAATTTGGCGAGGATTTGATGTTGCAGTGAAGTGCATGTTTCCTgactttttcctttcaaatgaaAATGGTGTCAACTTTTTTGCTCAAGAACTTGACACTTTATCTAGACAGCGGCATTGTTATGTGCTGCAACTATTGGGGGCATGCATTGATCCCCCTAGTAATGCATGGGTAGTGACAGAAATCTTAGGCATGACACTAAAGGAGTGGCTACATGGACCAGGTAGCAGGCGAAACGAGCGATCGGTTCCAATTCCTCCATTTCAAAACAGGGTTACTGTGGCATTGGAGATTGCTCAAGCAATGCAATATCTCCATGAACAGAAGCCCAAGGTCATTCACCGTGACCTAAAGCCTAGCAATATATTCTTAGACGATTCCAATCACGTCAGGGTGGCAGATTTTGGTCATGCTAGGTTCTTGGATGACGCAGAAATGGCACTCACCGGTGAAACAG GAACATATGTCTATATGGCGCCAGAGGTGATTCGCTGCGAACCTTATAACGAAAAAAGCGACGTTTATAGCTTTGCTGTTATACTTAATGAGCTTATGACTGGGGATTATCCATACATAGAAACAGATTTCGGTCCCAGCAAG ATTGCAATGGAAGTTGCCGAAGGAAAGCTGAGGCCTATGCTTCCTCACGAGGACAATGATCAACTTGGCGAGCTCATCGATCTCATTTCTCAATCATGGGATCAAGATGCTTCTGTTAGACCATCCTTTGCCACAATCACTTCTAGTCTCAGAAAAATCCAACAGAGAATCATAGAGGATGCTTAA
- the LOC7462232 gene encoding protein BIG GRAIN 1-like A, which translates to MYRREKTMREERYKHGIKNPSFSSSLLDEIYRSIDDGEPKREELKFYRETMPKKQNKIGRNIGGEAGMPTLQRACLIEKWMEQKVTQKVITQQRRQNSTELERKAQLDHDLDQDVLFFSSTSTSSDSSSGGFSSSDTESMYGARSRASSFNPPRPKPVRTSLSARSGKTEKTERTLFHEQRELRMFDDYHYSSASEQTPRLEDNIIKSKSRALKIYSNLKKVKQPISPGGKLANFLNSLFTTGNSKKSKNSSSIGNFDEERKLNSGQASTCSSASSFSRSCLSKHSPSTREKLRNGVKRSVRFYPVSVIVDEDCRPVGHKSLYEEEESSLMSVSLPTAWKIGKSPSRKTDDELKYQVMEKSRRVEEVAREFLKDHRQNQKKNDVTMIDVRGKYNDRYHDEDEDEDDDAASYSSSDLFELDHLAVIGNDRRYCEELPVYETTHLDTNRAIANGLIV; encoded by the coding sequence ATGTATAGGCGGGAGAAAACAATGAGAGAGGAAAGATACAAGCACGGCATCAAGAACCCATCTTTCTCTTCATCACTTCTTGATGAAATCTATCGTTCTATTGATGATGGTGAACCAAAACGTGAAGAGTTGAAGTTCTACAGAGAAACAATgccaaagaaacaaaacaaaattggcAGGAACATTGGAGGAGAAGCAGGGATGCCAACTCTTCAACGTGCTTGTTTGATCGAGAAATGGATGGAGCAGAAGGTCACCCAAAAGGTCATCACTCAACAGAGGCGGCAAAACTCAACAGAACTTGAGAGAAAAGCACAGCTTGATCATGATCTTGACCAAGATGTCCTGTTTTTTAGCTCAACCTCAACCTCTTCGGATTCTAGCTCTGGTGGGTTCTCATCTTCTGACACAGAATCTATGTACGGTGCAAGATCAAGGGCCTCTTCTTTCAATCCACCAAGACCTAAGCCAGTCAGGACAAGCCTGTCCGCTCGGTcaggaaaaacagagaaaacagaGAGGACTCTGTTCCATGAACAGAGGGAACTGCGTATGTTTGATGATTATCACTACAGCTCTGCTTCAGAACAGACACCAAGGCTTGAAGACAACATAATCAAGTCCAAATCAAGAGCCTTAAAGATTTACAGCAATCTAAAGAAGGTGAAACAGCCAATTTCACCAGGTGGGAAGCTGGCGAATTTCCTCAATTCCCTCTTCACCACAGGGAActcaaagaaatcaaagaattcATCTTCCATAGGAAACTTTGATGAAGAAAGGAAACTTAACTCAGGACAAGCATCGACCTGCTCTTCTGCTTCATCATTTTCAAGATCATGCTTGAGCAAGCATTCGCCATCGACCAGGGAAAAATTACGCAATGGGGTTAAAAGGAGTGTTAGATTTTACCCTGTGAGTGTAATTGTTGATGAAGATTGCAGGCCAGTCGGCCACAAATCATTATATGAAGAGGAAGAATCAAGTCTCATGTCTGTTTCTCTGCCAACAGCATGGAAAATAGGGAAATCACCATCAAGAAAAACTGATGATGAGCTGAAGTATCAAGTAATGGAGAAGAGTAGGAGAGTTGAGGAGGTGGCTAGAGAGTTCTTGAAGGATCACCGtcaaaatcagaagaaaaatGATGTTACTATGATTGATGTTCGCGGAAAATATAATGATCGCTATCacgatgaggatgaggatgaggatgacGATGCTGCAAGCTATTCGAGTTCGGATTTATTCGAGCTTGATCACCTTGCAGTAATTGGAAACGATCGTAGGTATTGTGAAGAACTTCCCGTGTACGAAACTACTCATCTTGATACTAATCGTGCCATTGCTAATGGCTTGATAGTGTAG